In Lactuca sativa cultivar Salinas chromosome 5, Lsat_Salinas_v11, whole genome shotgun sequence, the DNA window TTGTTCACGGGCCTTTACTTTAGATACTACAGCCATCTAttcagatcttaggccattcatgaatatgaccttctgttcaataactTCTCTCTCTATGCCATGCTTTATAATTTTGCTAAGAACATGATTAAAGTTATCAAAGGCTTGAATAAACTTCTCTTCAGGTTTCTGCTTGAAGTCTCCAAACTCTAAAAGTAATAGAGTCTGAATTGAATGCTCAAGATCCTCATCTGTAGAATACAGCTCTTTCAATCTATCCCCAACCTCTTTTTTCGTCGTGCATGAGCTAACCAACTGAAAGGTGTCAGACTGTAAGGCAAACCTGATCATTCTAAGCGCTTTTATATTGCATGCAAACTTATCCTTCTCATCTTGAGGAACATCTTTAACATCAACCATAAGTtagttgtactccttttgagtctttATGATTCTTTCTGTGCCAGAGTGAGCGAACGGACCAAAGGTGATCGCTTCCCAGAtcaaatacccattatcttcGGAACCGATCACATAGTCTTCAACGTGATACGTCCATACTTCGTAATCCTGAGTAAAAGAACGGGAATTCTAGTTGTGGATCCAAttttgttggaaatattaatagggtttgtgCTGGAATCGTCGTGTGACATGATGATATTATGAAAAACCTGttcaagatcagacttgtaaataAAGTTAGGGTAAAATCGAAATCTAAGAACAACGTCAATAACAAGATGAAGGTTTCTAACAGAGATCAATATTAGCGGAAAAACCCtaaaaccttcttcaatagaagAGATGCatatagattacacagtctcctgctctgataccaattgatgagttcaaaaacTCTTTAGATGGATTAGATCTTCAACAGATTAATGAAAAACAAATAATCAAACAATGCAAACAAAAGTTGAATGAAAATAAAGCTTAATGATTCCAATATAGTCAcacctcaacagagctcgataaagaacttccgctgtagaggtgaGCTAGGGTTTTACAATGCAATTAATGAGAGTAATAATCAAAAGCGTTAATGATAAGAGTGCATGTgtgcaacttatatactaaaccctaaaacaaaacacacGGATGGAGAGCCCCAAACTAGTGACAAAACTGAACTAACAACCGAGCCCAAGACACAATACTTTAATCCCAACATCCTTCAGTATATTTCTCATTTAGATGCTTTTAAGTGAAACCAAAGCTCCAAGcagtagatctaggctcctagggtGTTGTTATCACTTAAAGTTGCTaattttacgtgcatgcaaggctccatGAAGCTAAAACATTCATAAGTAGCCTTAGAAGAAGGTTTTGGACATGGAGGAGggccaaagcttcataaagcttgaggctttatgtcgataagggcctagaggagtccagataaGAAACTATGCCCTTATGAAAAGCTCAAATCCGAAAGTGAACCTATTTTGCACCAAAATAACCATATTTCAACATAAGAGGAGATCTAAGAAATGGAAAGCCAAGGTAAAGacttttttaccttcaaatgaaagCCAAGATGATGTAGatactggatctacaagcttcttcccattccaagcttcttaatcttcaagcttcttcaacaaatgcaccaaaaacacacttttAGCCTCTTACACACTCAAGAATTGGGTTTAGATAGATTAGGGTTGCTTCTGGCCGTCAAAAGGTGGTAAGGAGGCTGGaggaaaggacttaaggtcctttaaatagggtacaaaccctaaaaaataggtttttcatgcacaacctctactcgtcaagttggggtcctccaactcgtcgagtagaagccaTAAACCACACGATATTACTAGGTTCGACACGACGAGGTAGGTCCTCCAACTCTTCAATTtccaacaataaaatgaatacaaAGCTTTTAAATGGGAGTCGAGATTTTTCATTTGGTATGTCCAACATTTCCTTCACCTCTTTCTTCTGGTCTACTATGTGTGTTAGAAATGCATAATACTTTTTGTGCAAGTGCACCTGTGCTGGGATGTGCGAGATGATTCAGAGTCCCTTGTAGTTACAACAATAGGCTCCTGTATTGCTACCTTCGCTCTAATGGCTAAGACTCTACCTTGATCACCTCTACCTAAGAATTTGCCTTAGGACAATGCCTCTTTTACTGTCGAGTTTTGCCACATCTATAATACGCACGGCTCACCCATGAGTTGGATGTCTAATTGTCACTTTGGGTCGGGATCTTACAATTTTGGCAGTGTTCCTCCTTTTGTTTATAGTTGAAGCAGAAGTTATTATAAGGGCACTTGTCGCCTTTTGGGAGATTTCTGGCGTATTGTTTTGGTTGGTTGATGGCTACAGGGGTGGTAGTGGCGAGGACTTCCACCGTTCCCTACTTCTTCTAGGGCTTGTTGtggtttttctttctttttattcTAGAATTCCTTCTTGTTGCTCCTTTACTTTAGGGTGTCGGATTTTTGAACCATGGTTTTCATGGTGGATGCCTTGGTGAGTCAACTGATGAGCGAAGCGCTTTGCACTGTCAAGGGTGGTTGGTCGAGAAGAAATGACCATCCATTGGATTTTTTGTCTCATGGAGCCTATTCCTCGTCTAAAGAGTGTAGGCGGTCCGTAATGTTCCCTTGCTCCACTTGTAGGTTCAACATGGCAACCGTATGGTGCTCTTGTTCCTGGTGGATGCATCAAATTTGTATTATCGCATTCCGAGCTTCGCCACCGATCTTTATTACCTCGTGATGGAAAGCCTGAATCCGAGTGTCCAAGGAGCCACTCATGGTACAATCAGACGTAGTACTTGATCTGTAGGTTGGCTGGGGCCCGGAGCATGGTGTAGTGGGTGCATGTCGAATGTGGATCGTCGGTCGTCTTCTCTAGCCCATGCATGCAGCTAGGTTGCCCATTGTGGGGGTGCATCCTCGAAAGAGGGAGGTCAAAGGGTCTCATTCCTGCTCCTGATAGGGTAGGTTCATTAGCGATCTCTTCAACGTGTGCCTCCTCGTCTAATCCCTCCTCAGAATCCTCCTCCTTGTAATCCATCTCTTGGTAGTCTTCATGATCCTCTTCTAGATCCCCATCATGAACCTCTTCTGGCTCCTCCTCTATCCATCCATTAGTGCCATGGAAGGGTAGCAGGTAGAGACGCACAAAACccgaatccgatccgatccgatccgatccggttTTGCTTACGTCATCAAAAATCCGACTCGGATCTGGTCAAAATCCGATCCGGTTCCAATCAAAATCTGAATCCGATTTAAAGTCGGTTTAAACAGATTTTGTGGCTTTTAAGTGGATTTTGGGGCGAATTTGGATTTGGTTTTTAGCGAATCTAGCTTACGATCCGGTATCAAATCCGATTTGGAATATAGGATTACAATCCGATTGAAAATCTGGTtttaaatccgatccgatccggtttggtcaaaaccggttttgacaCAATCCGGTTTCGGATTGGATACGGTTTTGAATAGTGAAACCGGTTTTGTGTGCATCTCTAGTAGTAGGGGACTTCGTGGTGAAATCTGGCCATGTCGTATGTGcaagaatagaggtataagagaAACATAATGAATCTAGATGTATAGTTCTATAgtgtcataaaatactcctatagtatcttaAACTATATGTTTGGTTATAGGATTTATTCGTATAGGCTATTGGTAACTTTTAGACTTATTTTTCACCACGGctattcccaaacacatgttagtcatatcttgtataaatatagttgatcaggctatatttatcccaaatatgattacataactatctaaGTTTAATTGTAGTGTTCAACTAATATTTTTACTTTTGCACTGTTCTTGTCATGACACCGTTCTAGTATGTATGTACTTATACTTTCTTATAAAAGTATCattatattttgaaagtatacttgtgtgaaaatgtttaGTCAGAGACTTTTAgtaccattgtatttatagttgtatatcttacatggtttgacatacttagttcactataaacaatgctctgataccaatctgttaaacccccaaaccaggatggcggaaacgtctaggggtggatgactttcatgttttgtatcataaaataatGAATAATAGTGCTCAAatcaacacaaccatcataattaTAATTTGGAAAATTACATTGTATCTGAATGTTGTTTGTTTCAATTCCAAATACATTATGACAAAATGAATAGTGTGATGTTGTAACGTCCATCCTCACAATTTTGTAATTatattccctaagaatacaagtagtttgaaaaagtatcaccaattaagttggtgagttcatcagGGTTTGTATGAAGAATTGTAAGCCTTTCCTTCTAAAATGATAGTGTTTGTTTtcgaaaaatccaatattttccttaaaaatgagttgtagtcttagaAACCCTAAGACCGAAATTATAAGtatttctatacttaaaataGTGATATGTAGTTTTAAtctatataaaaccatttgaatgtaTGTTTCCCCGTGCTAAATGTATTGTTGATCTTGGAAATCAGTTATAGTCTTAAAAACCCTAAGAGCGAAATGTATAAGTATTTCTACACTTAAAATAGTAATAGGTAGTTTTATTCTTATATAAAACCATATGAATGTATGATAGCCCTAtaaaccaaatgtattgttaatctTAAAAATCAGTTGTAgtcttacaaaccctaataccgAAATGTATAAGTATTTCTATACTTACAATAGTAATAGGTAGTTTTATTCTTATATAAAACCATATGAATGTATGTTAGccccgtaaaccaaatgtattgttaatacTGAAAATCAGTTGTAGTCTTAGAAACCCTAAGACCGAAATGTATATCtatttctatacttaaaataGTAATATGTAGTTTTATTCTTATGTAAAACCATATGAATGTATGATAGCCCAGtaaaccaaatgtattgttaatctTGAAATCAATTGTAGTCTTAGAAACCCTAAGACCGAAATGTATAAGTACTTATATACTTACAATAGTATTATGCAGTTTTATTCTTATATAAAACCATATGAATGTATGATAGCCCCGTAtaccaaatgtattgttaatacTGAAAATCAGTTGTAGTCTAAGGAACCCTAAGACTGAAGTGTCTAAGTATTTCTatacttaaaaattaaaatagtAATATGTAGTTTTATTCTTATATAAAACCATATGAATGTATGTTAGCCTCGtaaaccaaatgtattgttaatacctcatgtgagttattataaccgtgcTAATGACATAGATGGCCTGTcgcgacgttctttaggcgtcgtaATGTTATGACATATGTCACCCATACTTGCCGGTCTAATAGTAGCTAACAGCTAGGGtgtgagattgtcagtcccgtatagatctatacacaagtatcacgctctcttacGGGAGATTCTGATTATAATATAGGAGTTTTGTAGGTACTCTGGTAGGTACAGTGAAGACTATGTGTCACAAaattgtattaactagtttacgtatagtgtaatgaaaaccctttttTGTAACTGGAAATATTGAAAAtgaaggggtatgaaatcaccttatgtgtgttttcttaatGAATAGAAGGTTGTAGATGAAAAGTTTCAAgataagaacacttgaagaacactttgaagatttgaagatcataTGAATAGCAATAAATGATAATGTGTGTAAATGGATTGAAACTAGCGTATATGTGTGTAGAATCACTAGATCATGAAGGAAGTGCTTACTAAAAGTTCAAGAATCAAATTGGGAGAAATTAAGGTTGGAACTTGAGAGCCTTTCTTGGAGAAGAAGATCAAACGATGAAGAAATGGTGAAGAGAAATGACCTTGTGGCCGTAACTTAAAGAGAGGGAGGGAAAGAGGGTAGTGGGGTAGGTAGAGTGAGTTATGAGGGGTGATGAGGGGGAACATGGATGATACTTAAAGTGGTCTACTTTAGGGTTAGTAGTTGGCTAATTAAGACTAGAGTAAATCCTAATTAACTAGTAAAATTtgtaaaattaaaagtcaaacttttATAAATCCTAGAATTTTTATAAAATGGTGAGGTTTTTATAAAGAAGATATGGTATAAAggatgtataaaatatttaatttgaattataaaaattcaaattatTATAACAACCATTGTTATCAAATAATAATGCATTATATAAATAGTTAGGTTGACTTATTAAGTTTGTTTCGTTAAGATTTGGTGCTTGGTTGGGTATAGACTTTGATGTATTTGGTGACGAATTCACCAAAAGTTTGTGTTTGTAGCCTTTGATATGATCTTGCGCTGTAGTGTTAGGTTTATGTACTCCACTACATTGTGCTATGGATATTATGTATTCCCAAATAATATATAGTTGGATTATCGAGTTGTTATGTtactaaccctaattagggtttatatttgATAATTGGAAATTTAGAGAAGTACTTTGTATTATAATTGTAAATTGTACATTAGGAACGTTAGGAAACATAGTGTTTACCCTAAAATTCTAATACTATTTgagttgacttgttgacttgtTTGACCCAAACATAACAGTCGTCACAGAAGTAAAGGCTTTAGATGAGTATGTACCTTCCATATTACCAATAACAGTGACATCTTCATTCTGAGGTTTCTCATTAATGAGTTTGATAAATTTGTTATACTATTCACTAGTAAGAAAATGAGCATCACCAACACCAGTTGACTCATCATGAACACTAGAAGGACTACTTGAAGAAGGATTAGGAACACATGAAGAATTAGCAGAGAATGATTTATTCTGATTAGATTGACCATTAAATTCATTTCTGGAATTAAATCTTTAGGATATACAATCAATTTATAACATTTTTCTATAAGATGGCCTTTAAGACCATAATTCTTGCACTACAGATTCTGATTTCTTCCTCTATTTTGATTTGATTATTGATTTTTTCTATTATCCTTAAATCTACTATTAAAAGCAGACGACTGACCCTAGAAGTAGAGGTGGTAGAAGAGGAGAAAGACCCACTCTTCTGATGAGACTCTTCATGAGAAATTATGAAGAAATCAACTTTAACATTGGGCAATGGATCCATAAAAAGAACATGACTCTTTACTCGATTAAAGGAATCATCTAACACAAACAGAAATTGCATAAGTTTCATAAGTTTTGAGTGATCGTTAAACTTAGTTGCAGCCTCACAAGTACACTCAACTAAGTTCATAAGACCATTAATTTCCTTCCACAGAGACTCAATTTTATTAAAGTATTCAGAGAGAGAAGAACCACCATGAGTAAGCGAGTTGATTGGTTGGTGAATTTTGAAAATAACAGAACCATCAGACTTATTATAAGTCTCTAATAATTCATTCCAAACATCCTTAGCTGACTCAGAGTAAGCATGACTAGAGTATATAAACTCAGAAAGAGAACAAAGAATCCAAGAACACGCTATGAAATTAACACACTCCCACTTAAAAGATTTGATAAGATCAGTTGTATCATTTTTAATAGTCCCATTTACAAACCCTAATTTATTTCGATCTTTTTGACTTCTAATCATAGAGCTACACCAAATACGAAAGTTTTTGGTCCCATTAAGTTTAATAGTAACTATAGCAGTCATAGAATTATCAGATGGGTGAATATACAATGAATCATCAAAATTAATAGAGTATGCCTTACTTCCACTAGATGATTCATCCGTTGGACCAGCCATATTATcaacaaccaagaaacacaatAGCAATTAAAACACACACCAAAAACACAGACCACTATGGTAGCCTTAATGTCTAGATGGTCACCACTGTATGTTGGGGCCCAAGACATCAATCATAGATTCGAGAAAAAAAGAACAATAGTAGATAGCAGACAAACAAGTAACTGGTGCACTTAAGACAACCACGATCTCCCACAACTACActacaaagagagagagagagagagagagagagagagagagagagataaagatagagatagatagatagaaaaatagatagatagagagagagagagagagaagagagggagAGAAAGAAAGGAACAAGAAACCCTCACAGTTTGAATGAGCAAAGAAGACGACTGGTCGACTCTCTTGTCCATTCTCTACTAGGGTTTATCGGTGATGAACTCTGGCCCCTAGAGAGTTATTTTAGACTAAGAGATTAATCGAAAAGAACAGGCGTCAAAGTACCAGAGATCAACGACGAAGCACCAAAAAAACGAGAAAACACCACATATGGCAATTGGTCGATCtgcaagaacacacacacacacaaaaaaaaaaaaaaaaaaaaaaaggctcgCAGTACCAGGATCTTAAGGAGATACCAAGTATTTGTTTTGGTTTAGGAAAAAACGCAGAAACCCTAGATTGAAACAATGAAACCAAATTCAACACATAATGTGACAAtctaaagaaaacaagaaaaaagaGGTCAGAAAGTACCTTTTAGACGATGATCGCAAAAGGAAAACCTCAATCGAGTGTAGAAAACAATGAATCAGAGCatattgctctgataccatgttaaaAACTCTCAAAAACACAATAGACAACATCAACAGTTCATTTATTTCACTGAAGTAGTTGGTTTTCATCAACATACAATCAGAACCTCGCTACCATAACACTCACTCTCATACAAAAATCTAAACTTAATTATTTGAATGATTTATAGAATACAAAGAAGAGTATGAAAAGCATAAATGTAGATTTAACGAACATGAGAGAAAAATGAGAGAATACTACAACTATGTGTGTAAGAATAAGAACATCTACAAGCCATCAGACCTTAAGTATCCGGGACAAACCCGATAATTAGATCCGCGTGTTAACCTGGAAGCAATTAATAAGTTTAACTACTTAATCCATCAAACCTGCATTATTTAAACAAACTACCAGACAAATATGATAGCAAAACTAATAATTAATAACTTACACTTAAAACCCTGAACAACCAAAAATTGTTAAAATTTGTTAAGTTTGAAtaaaaccttatatttttaacatgatCTTAGTAAAACTTTGTTATGAGGAtgtttatgagtttattagaggaAATAcattcgttttattcaagttcaACCACAAAACTTTATAATTTTATGGTGTGATCATTAATCGAATGTACATTAAAAGTAGTTAATTTAATCATATTATCTCAATTAACCTGATTTAACATTTGAttttatattgaaaaaaaaaaatacataggaATTTAAAATATCTTACAAAATTTTATAACATGGCATGAATCGTTAAGGTGGAGAAGGGGTAATACGGGAAATGTAGACTCCTTCCTAGCTAGTCGACCCCTCGTGCGCGATCTCTATCATTTGCTCccctctttttcatttttcatcattAGTCGCATgccctcctctctcctcctccctcttaattaaatttaaacctctCTTCCTTTTAGTTTTATTACTCAAAACACCTTCTTCTTTTTTTAACAGTTGACATTGCCAATATACTTGAAAGTTTTTGAAGACCCCACATAATTTATGGACCCACCTTTCTTCCAACTGGAACGTAGAACAGGAGGTTGTGGTGGTATATTTATACCTCCCCAAAACCTTCCCATTACCATCACCTCCTCCCCTCGACATCCTCCCTGACATCCCTCTTTCGGTCACCGGAGTACCTGTATCTGTCTGTGTGAGCTTAATAACTTGTACTCAAATGGCGGAAACCGGTGGTGGCATCACCGTCGCCCATAGAATTAAGGGATGGTTCCCGGAAAGGACTCAACTGCACTTGGCCATGCTGGCTTTGCAATTTGGTTATGCCGGTTTTCATGTCGTTTCAAGAGCTGCCCTTAATATGGGCATCTCGAAGATCGTCTTTCCAGTCTATCGAAACCTCCTCgctttcttcctcctcctcccctTCGCTTATTTCCTCGAAAAGTAAGAGTCAACAAGTATTCTCTAACTTtcataaatatgaaaaataagtGATATCATGGATTCTGACATAGTTTTTTCTTCGGTTTTGTTCAATCAGGAAGGAGCGACCTCCGATTAACTTTAACTTTCTTGTCCAGTTCTTCCTTCTCGCGATCGTTGGGTATAGtttttgaatccaacacatgcaaatcaAAGTATACGATTCTTTAGGTTTATATATTGTTTTCTGAAATTCGTGTTATATATCTTTGTATCAGGATTACAGCGAACCAAGCTTTCTACTTGTTGGGTTTAGACAACACTTCTCCGACGTTCGCCTCCGCCATTCAAAACTCCGTTCCCGCCATCACATTCCTCATGGCAGTGATTCTCCGGCAAGCTCTCACACACCTTTAATTAATCAAATTTACGCTTAAACTAACCCAATGGCTTGTAACTAATATGTCCAACTCATTACAACTACAGGATCGAAAAGGTGAGACTGGACAGAAAAGACGGGATCTCCAAAGTAGCCGGAACTGTATTCTGCATAGCCGGAGCATCGGTGATCACTCTCTTCAAGGGTCCAACAATATACAGCCCATCGCCGACACTACACAGTGTTAAGGAAGCTTCGCCGGTGTTGCAATCACTCGGAGACGCAAACGGAAAAAGCTGGAGCCTTGGGTGCGTATTTCTAATAGGCCATTGCTTATCATGGTCGGCGTGGCTGGTGTTACAAGCTCCGATCTTAAAGAAGTACCCAGCTCGATTGTCCTTCACATCGTACCAATGTTTCTTTGGAGTCCTACAGTTTCTTGTCTTAGCCGCCTTCATGGAAAGGGACATCAATGCTTGGTATATTCGCACTGGTGCTGAGCTATTTAGCGTGTTTTATGCTGTAAGTCACTAAGATTTTTGAATAATTGATGTTGAAAAGGATATATCGATCGCATATGCATAtttgatttttcaaagttaattAAGAATACATGGAAAAGGTGGTATTTAATGCATGTGTGTTGTAATGCAGGGTGTGGTGGCATCTGGGATCGCATTTGCTGTACAGATATGGTGCATAGACAGAGGTGGCCCGGTTTTCGTGGCCTTGTACCAACCGGTTCAGACCCTCGTGGTTGCTCTCATGGCTTCAGTCGCTTTAGGGGAAGAATTTTATTTGGGAGGGTATACTCACTTAACCAT includes these proteins:
- the LOC111879697 gene encoding protein WALLS ARE THIN 1, giving the protein MAETGGGITVAHRIKGWFPERTQLHLAMLALQFGYAGFHVVSRAALNMGISKIVFPVYRNLLAFFLLLPFAYFLEKKERPPINFNFLVQFFLLAIVGITANQAFYLLGLDNTSPTFASAIQNSVPAITFLMAVILRIEKVRLDRKDGISKVAGTVFCIAGASVITLFKGPTIYSPSPTLHSVKEASPVLQSLGDANGKSWSLGCVFLIGHCLSWSAWLVLQAPILKKYPARLSFTSYQCFFGVLQFLVLAAFMERDINAWYIRTGAELFSVFYAGVVASGIAFAVQIWCIDRGGPVFVALYQPVQTLVVALMASVALGEEFYLGGIIGAVLIITGLYLVLWGKNEERKFMLQKQPGMVQAETDHGAPRTTGHVKSSITQPLLPQSTENV